AACTTGATGTGTTGAACGATCTTGATCAAATTCAGGTTTGTGTCGGATATGCTAATGACGGTGTTCTAATAGATCACTTCCCGATAAATGCAGATGAGTTTAATTCAGTGACTCCAATTTACGAATCATTCGAGGGATGGAAGCTTCCGCTTGATAATGTCACTGTCTATGACGAGCTTCCACAAAAAGCTAAGGATTATATAACCGCGTTAGAAGGGTTTTTAAACTTTCCGATAAATATGATTTCTGTCGCTCCCGGCAGAGAAAATTTACTTACGAAATAATATTCGCTCTGACACTGAAGCTATTTATTCATTCCAAGTGATTCAAGATGATGGTAAAGATTACTCAGAGTGACGCCTAAATCATCAGCTACTTTATTCTTATCCCAATTATTAATCGCAAGCTTCTCTGTCAGGAATTCCTTTTTAAACAATCTCACAGCTTCTTTAAGCGACAGATTCTCATAATCAAGAGCTATGTTTTTCGGTCTGTCCATAACATGATGCATCATCTCTATCAGCTTTCTTACCTCAGACACTATTTCACCGGTTAATAACGCTTTATCGGTTGTTTCGTCTAAGGCATTACTTCCCTTTTCAGGTTCACTTTTAATTTCTTGATGTGAGTAAATTTTATATAACAATTCAGCATAATTCCACGCACCTGGCAGTTCTTTTCCCTTTCCTGAAAAATATTCGGCTCTTAGACTATAATTCTTATCTACAAGTTCTTTAGCCTCCTTAAACTTTCCGCTTGAGATTAGATGTGCAGAAAATTCATCTCTGCTTAACGCTATTTCAGAATCATCCGACAGGGACGTCGCCAGAGAGATGGCCTCCTCATATAAGTTATTGGCATCTTTTTCTCCCCCGATAATTGAGTAACATTGTGCTAATTTTCGTAAACTTTTCACTCTCAATAGCGGGAACGATTTATCTTTCAAGCAATCCTCGAAATATGTAATCGCCGGAATGATCTTATTCGTAGTCAGATTCAACTCCCCTAAACGAAAGAATAAAGGAGCTAACGGAATTTTTCCTTTGGTTTTTTGAGCAAATCGCAGCGCTTCTCTGTAAGAGTCCAGCGCCAATTCAATTTCATTTGTAGCCAGATAAGCGTCGCCGATGTTACTATGAATTTCGGAGATTTCTTTGTGAGCTTCGTCCTTCCAATAAAGTGAAACTGCTTTCCCGTACAAAGCGATGGCTCCTTTATAATCGCCTTTTCTTTGATTCAACGTACCTTTAGCGCTAAGTGTGTCCGCGCTTTGGAAGTCATCGGTAGCAGTGGTCATTGCTCCATCAATAGCCTCTGATGCTTTATTGTATTGAGATAAACTTATATGATAATTTGCTAATGCGGTATTAACCTTGGTTTTCACCTTATCTGATTTAGAAATAGAATAGGCTTTCATTAGGAATTCGCCCGCCAATAAAGGACCGTCAACACCCATAGCAATATTGCCTAACGCTTTTAATATTTCAGCTTTTTGATCATCGTCGGGTGTTTTTTCAAATGCTTCGATAAATTCCGCCAGTCCATCATCCTTGCGAATCATTTTACATTCAGCTGCAGTTCTGAGGAGAAATTCCAATTCGAAGTCACTAAGAATTTCGGTGTAAGATTTTATATCTTCCATTATGTCCGGCGTGGTGGTCATAAATATCGCGTATTATCGTTTTTCTTATCAGGTGGATTGAATTAGTGAGCCACCAAAAAAATTCTTTTATATTTTAATAAAATTACAATACCTATGCAATCTTTATTTTAACTGTAATATTCAGTGATTTCGTTATCAAACGCTACTTTAAATTAGGTGATCTGATTCTAATTCTTGGTTATGAACATTTAAGGAATACAGGTAAAGCGTGGTGCCAATACATTACAAATTCGGTCTGAAATGCCCAAACCTGACCTTTTCAAACATCTTGACTATTGGAGAGGAAGATTAGTATTATTTTCATTACCTTGATACAAGCTGACCAAGTTGAATAAAATTGAAAATAAAAAAGATACTCATATCTAATCGAGGAGAGATAGCGCTCAGGATTATAAGAGCATGCCGCGAACTTAATATAACGTCGGCTGTGGTTTTTTCCGATATCGACAGACTTTCCCGACACGTTTTATATGCGGATGAAGCTTACTCCATTGGAGAACCGCCTGCCGCAGAAAGCTATCTGCGGATTGACAAGATCATGGAAGTCGCCAAATCCGCACGCGTTGATGCAATCCACCCCGGATACGGTTTTCTTTCTGAGAACAGCGAATTCGCCTCTGAAGTAGAGAAAAATAAAATTATCTTTTTGGGACCCTCATCGAAATCTATGAAAATACTGGGTAATAAAACTTCAGCTAAGAATATGGCGGATAAATGCGGCATCGTTTCCGTACCCGGTTCTTCTGAAGCGTTCAAAGCTGTGGAACCCGCATTTGAATTTGCTGAAAAAATCGGGTTTCCGTTACTGCTGAAAGCGGTTTCAGGCGGCGGCGGAAAAGGAATGCGAACAGTGAATTCGGCAGCTGAATTTGAAGAACAGTTCCGAACCGCAAGTTCAGAAGCTGAGTCATCATTTAATGATCCATCTGTTTTTATTGAAAAGTTGATTGAAGATCCTCATCATGTAGAAATTCAAATTCTTGCCGATAGCCACGGAAATGTTGTTCATCTCGGCGATAGAGAATGCTCGGTTCAACGCCGATACCAGAAAATCATTGAAGAATCACCCTCCCCGTTTATCACGAACGATATCAGGGAAAAGATGGCAAAAGCTGCCGTAGATTTAGCTAAAGCGGCTAAGTATAGAAGCGCAGGAACTGTGGAGTTCTTGATTGACAGCAGTATGAATTTTTATTTTCTCGAAATGAATACTCGCTTGCAGGTTGAGCATCCCGTCACCGAAATGAGAACAGGCATTGACTTGGTCAAGGAACAAATAAGAATCGGCGAAGGTAAAAAGCTCCCATTTTCTCAGGACGACATTTCGTTTTCAGGTCATTCGATTGAATGCAGAATCACCGCGGAAGATACGTCTAATGATTTTGCGCCTGCCATTGGCACTATCACCGATTATTTTGAGCCGGGAGGACCCGGTGTCAGGGTTGACAGCGGTGTTCAAGCCGGTACGGTTGTATCTCCTTATTACGATTCGCTCCTTTCTAAGGTAATTGTGTGGGGAAATGACAGGGATGAGGCGCTTGACCGATGCGTGAGAGCGTTATCAGAATACATTATTGCGGGTCTGCCGACTTCCCTTCCATTTTGTAAAAAGGTTTTGACAAACGCAGAATTCAGGAACGGTAAGTATGACCTTAATCTTACAGGCAAAATAGGTAATTCCAAAAACAAAATCGTTAATGGGCATCTGCTAAATGCTGCTGCCATTGGAGCATCCGCGTTTAAATTCTCCTCCTCGCCAAATTACAATTTAAATGGCAAGGCATCGAATTTAAGCGGTTCCCGGTGGAAAACTCACGGCAGAAAATCCTCTTTAAGATGAAATACACAAGTAAAATTGGAGATAAAGAGTTTTCGTTTACCCTCGACCGAAAAGGAAATAATATAGAAGTGGCTTCCGTTAACGGCGAAACTATTGATTTAGTACAGATGAGCAGCGGAATTTTTCATCTGCTGATTGATAATCATTCGTTCCAAATTTCAATTACAAAAACCGCCAATGGTATCATCGCATCAGTTAACGGAGAGGAATTATCTGTTGAGATTGAAGACAGACTCAGCCTGCTGCAAAAAGAATATGGAATTCGGAAACCATCTCAAAAGAATTTGGGTAATGTACATGCGCCTATTCCCGGTCTCGTAGTCAGAATTAATGTATCTATAGGCGACAGCGTTGAAATAGGCACCCCGTTACTTGCTCTTGAAGCTATGAAGATGGAAAATGAGATTAAATCTCCGGTTAAAGGTAAAATCATAAAAATCACTGTTTCAGAAGGTCAAAGCGTTTCAAATAATTCTTTACTGATGGTTATCAAATGAGCGCTTCTAAAATTAATACCGACAAACCTTTTTACAAACCGGCAGACGCATCGCACGATTATAATAAAGATTTAGGCGATCCGGGCAATCCGCCGTTTACACGTGGAATATATCCGGAAATGTATCGGCAAAAATTATGGACTATGCGGCAATACGCAGGTTATGCCTCCGCAGAGGAATCAAATATACGTTATAAATTTTTGCTTGAACAGGGTATCACAGGGCTATCGGTAGCGTTTGACCTTCCGACTCAAATTGGCTACGATTCCGACAATCCGCTTGCCAAAGGCGAAGTAGGCAGAGTCGGTGTGGCAATTGACAGCATCGTTGATATGGAGACCTTATTCGATGGGATAGATCTTCAGAAAGTATCAACTTCGATGACAATTAACTCCACCGCGCCTATTCTGCTGGCATTTTACGCAACAGTCGCCGAATCAAACGGCGCCGACTTATCCCAACTTTCGGGCACAATCCAGAATGACGTGTTAAAGGAGTATATCGCTCGCGGAACTTATATATATCCGCCGTCAGAAAGCATGAGGCTGATTACCGATTCGTTCGCTTATTGCTCGGAAAATCTGCCGAGCTGGAATACCATTTCAATATCAGGCTATCATATCAGGGAAGCAGGAGCGACGGCAGCACAGGAGCTTGCATTCACGTTCGCCAATGCAATCGCTTATTGTGATGCTGCAATCGTTGCCGGATTGGATTTTGATTCATTCGCTCCCAATCTTTCATTCTTCTTTAATTGTCATAACGATTTTTTTGAGGAAATAGCAAAGTTCAGAGCAGCAAGACGTATTTGGTCGCGAATTGCGACAGAACGATTTAAAACAAAAAACCGGAAAAGCATGGCTTTACGGTTTCATACACAAACTGCCGGCTCCACCCTTACTGCGCAACAGCCATCTGTGAATATCGTCCGCACTTCACTTCAGGCGCTTGCCGCCGTTCTTGGCGGGACCCAATCGCTTCACACAAATTCTTTTGACGAAGCGCTTGCTCTGCCGACTGAGGATTCAGTCCGGCTTGCCCTCCGCACTCAGCAGGTTATCGCTAATGAAATAGGTGTTGAGAAAATAGTTGATCCTTTAGGAGGTTCCTGGTTTGTAGAACACATCACCGACCGGCTTGAAACTGAGGCATTTGAGATTATTTCCAAAATTGATGATATGGGCGGAGCGTTACAGGCGATCGAATCCGGCTATATCCAGAAGGAAATCGCTAAAAGCGCCTATGAATATCAGAAATCTATTGAAAGCTCGGAATCTGTTATCGTGGGTGTGAATAAATATCAATCGGACGAGGAAATTGAACCCGAAACTCTTGAAATTGATCCGAAGATCGCCGAGAGACAATCTCAAAATTTATCCAAATTGAAAAACGAAAGAGATTCGAACGCCGTTGAAAAATCGTTATCGGAGTTGTCTCGAACTGCCGAGAGCACAGCAAACATTATGCCCGATATATTTAATTGCGTTAAAACAAAAGCCACTCTCGGAGAAATTTCCGATTCTTTAAGAAAAGTGTTCGGGGAGTATACTCCTTCTTAGCTATGCATCCTTCCGTGCCTCTTGGTAACACTATAATCCGATTTGACAGTGTGGACTCCACCAATAAGTCCGCTCTTCTGGCTGCTGCTGAAGGAGCCGCCGAGGGAACAGTGTTTCTCGCAAAATCACAGACTCAAGGAAGAGGCAGACGCACAAAAATTTGGTATTCCCCTCCCGGAATGGGATTATATTTTTCAGTTCTCCTCAGACCAATGACGGAAGCAACAAAAGCAAACTTTCTTGTTCTCCAATCAGCCGTAGCCGTGTGCATGGCTATTGAGGAGGTAACAAAAATTCCCGCCGGAATTAAGTGGCCTAATGATATTTATATGGACGGGAAAAAACTCGGCGGCATCTTGTTGGAGACGGTAATCTCGGGAGAAACGCTGCAACACGCTGTTGTCGGCATAGGAATTAACCTCAATCATTCTTCAGGAGATTATCCTGAGGAGCTGCGGAATAAAGCTATTTCCATCAAAGAAGTAACAGGTAAGGAAGTTAACGGTGAACAGCTGATGAATCGAATACTATCTATATTTGACGATTATTATTCCAATAGAGTTGAGTGCACTATTAATATGTGGGAGAACAAATGTATTCATTCAAACCGGATAGTTACCTTAATGACCAACGGTGAAACGCTGCGTGGATTTTTTAATGACGTTTCTGCCGACCTTTCGTTCAAGCTCCGGGAAGAAGCAGGAAGAATACATAATATACAATATGGAGAAATTTCTTTGGATATGGAGGAATAGAATAGATGATATTAGCAGTTGACATAGGCAATACCAACACTACTTTGGGATTATTTTCTGATTCCACTCTTGCTTACGATTGGCGAACCACAAGCAGCACCCACAGAACCTCAGACGAAT
Above is a window of Candidatus Neomarinimicrobiota bacterium DNA encoding:
- a CDS encoding acetyl-CoA carboxylase biotin carboxyl carrier protein subunit gives rise to the protein MKYTSKIGDKEFSFTLDRKGNNIEVASVNGETIDLVQMSSGIFHLLIDNHSFQISITKTANGIIASVNGEELSVEIEDRLSLLQKEYGIRKPSQKNLGNVHAPIPGLVVRINVSIGDSVEIGTPLLALEAMKMENEIKSPVKGKIIKITVSEGQSVSNNSLLMVIK
- a CDS encoding biotin--[acetyl-CoA-carboxylase] ligase: MHPSVPLGNTIIRFDSVDSTNKSALLAAAEGAAEGTVFLAKSQTQGRGRRTKIWYSPPGMGLYFSVLLRPMTEATKANFLVLQSAVAVCMAIEEVTKIPAGIKWPNDIYMDGKKLGGILLETVISGETLQHAVVGIGINLNHSSGDYPEELRNKAISIKEVTGKEVNGEQLMNRILSIFDDYYSNRVECTINMWENKCIHSNRIVTLMTNGETLRGFFNDVSADLSFKLREEAGRIHNIQYGEISLDMEE
- a CDS encoding tetratricopeptide repeat protein, which gives rise to MTTTPDIMEDIKSYTEILSDFELEFLLRTAAECKMIRKDDGLAEFIEAFEKTPDDDQKAEILKALGNIAMGVDGPLLAGEFLMKAYSISKSDKVKTKVNTALANYHISLSQYNKASEAIDGAMTTATDDFQSADTLSAKGTLNQRKGDYKGAIALYGKAVSLYWKDEAHKEISEIHSNIGDAYLATNEIELALDSYREALRFAQKTKGKIPLAPLFFRLGELNLTTNKIIPAITYFEDCLKDKSFPLLRVKSLRKLAQCYSIIGGEKDANNLYEEAISLATSLSDDSEIALSRDEFSAHLISSGKFKEAKELVDKNYSLRAEYFSGKGKELPGAWNYAELLYKIYSHQEIKSEPEKGSNALDETTDKALLTGEIVSEVRKLIEMMHHVMDRPKNIALDYENLSLKEAVRLFKKEFLTEKLAINNWDKNKVADDLGVTLSNLYHHLESLGMNK
- a CDS encoding acetyl-CoA carboxylase biotin carboxylase subunit — protein: MKKILISNRGEIALRIIRACRELNITSAVVFSDIDRLSRHVLYADEAYSIGEPPAAESYLRIDKIMEVAKSARVDAIHPGYGFLSENSEFASEVEKNKIIFLGPSSKSMKILGNKTSAKNMADKCGIVSVPGSSEAFKAVEPAFEFAEKIGFPLLLKAVSGGGGKGMRTVNSAAEFEEQFRTASSEAESSFNDPSVFIEKLIEDPHHVEIQILADSHGNVVHLGDRECSVQRRYQKIIEESPSPFITNDIREKMAKAAVDLAKAAKYRSAGTVEFLIDSSMNFYFLEMNTRLQVEHPVTEMRTGIDLVKEQIRIGEGKKLPFSQDDISFSGHSIECRITAEDTSNDFAPAIGTITDYFEPGGPGVRVDSGVQAGTVVSPYYDSLLSKVIVWGNDRDEALDRCVRALSEYIIAGLPTSLPFCKKVLTNAEFRNGKYDLNLTGKIGNSKNKIVNGHLLNAAAIGASAFKFSSSPNYNLNGKASNLSGSRWKTHGRKSSLR
- a CDS encoding methylmalonyl-CoA mutase, which encodes MSASKINTDKPFYKPADASHDYNKDLGDPGNPPFTRGIYPEMYRQKLWTMRQYAGYASAEESNIRYKFLLEQGITGLSVAFDLPTQIGYDSDNPLAKGEVGRVGVAIDSIVDMETLFDGIDLQKVSTSMTINSTAPILLAFYATVAESNGADLSQLSGTIQNDVLKEYIARGTYIYPPSESMRLITDSFAYCSENLPSWNTISISGYHIREAGATAAQELAFTFANAIAYCDAAIVAGLDFDSFAPNLSFFFNCHNDFFEEIAKFRAARRIWSRIATERFKTKNRKSMALRFHTQTAGSTLTAQQPSVNIVRTSLQALAAVLGGTQSLHTNSFDEALALPTEDSVRLALRTQQVIANEIGVEKIVDPLGGSWFVEHITDRLETEAFEIISKIDDMGGALQAIESGYIQKEIAKSAYEYQKSIESSESVIVGVNKYQSDEEIEPETLEIDPKIAERQSQNLSKLKNERDSNAVEKSLSELSRTAESTANIMPDIFNCVKTKATLGEISDSLRKVFGEYTPS